The following coding sequences lie in one Arachis ipaensis cultivar K30076 chromosome B05, Araip1.1, whole genome shotgun sequence genomic window:
- the LOC107643669 gene encoding uncharacterized protein LOC107643669 isoform X3 — protein sequence METLSSLFKISVTWRGKKFAVEMNSGATVKDLGQEMQKLTNVQEDTMRFIVPLSSGKNSKLLAPFSVEYACLSLLETAITEAKTIKMMGVSSNEVEEVLQNAKANFRIAGFEDEEKRMKQRVSHGSRFSLKLPQGPYIFCEFRTFEIPGIELNPPPSEALKRMHMLAADPGIIAVMNKHCWCVGIMSEMAPVGYVGKSPKCLLGLNKNQGEEISLRLRTDDLKGFRKYESIKKTLLHELAHMIHTEHDANFYALNKQLNQEAANLDWTRSASHTLSGVRNSEIHEEDFIGESSNVHQKLGGNRIDQLRSARESSISAAYLRMANVSLNKSGGSEVYQELDPDYSSVHASENLDHMISISKEIVANDMPILVEKGLSSEPDAHDHTIKGMKQEPDPDDSDHATMHVSREPDPDDSESSLKSVNASQDTSNMAEHDPGDLVFPTPSFSTMQIDEPDPDDQEFQRINDPVTAVCNRLQTALEILRGEATPMQTASIVQTLLKIVSNVIEHPEEMKYKRLRKANPVIERNIIGNKAALEILFLVGFSEDVIMDNLGKPEVYLVLKRNDPGLLWLAKSTLQSC from the exons ATGGAAACTCTGTCAAGCCTTTTTAAAATCTCGGTTACATGGAGGGGAAAGAAGTTTGCTGTGGAGATGAATTCAGGTGCCACTGTGAAGGACCTAGGGCAGGAAATGCAGAAATTAACAAATGTCCAAGAAGATACTATGCGGTTCATTGTTCCACTGAGCTCTGGGAAAAACTCAAAGCTTCTGGCTCCATTTTCTGTAGAGTATGCTTGTTTAAGTTTGCTGGAAACTGCCATTACTGAG GCCAAGACAATTAAAATGATGGGTGTGTCATCAAATGAAGTTGAAGAAGTTCTTCAAAATGCAAAAGCAAATTTCAGAATTGCTGGATTTGAGGACGAGGAGAAGAGAATGAAACAGAGGGTTTCACATGGATCTCGTTTTTCATTGAAACTTCCACAAGGTCCTTATATTTTTTGTGAATTTCGGACATTTGAAATTCCAGGAATAGAG CTGAATCCTCCCCCCTCTGAGGCACTTAAAAGAATGCACATGCTTGCTGCAGATCCTGGAATTATTGCAGTCATGAACAAG CATTGTTGGTGTGTAGGAATAATGAGTGAGATGGCTCCCGTTGGTTATGTTGGCAAGAGTCCAAAATGTCTTCTTGGTTTGAACAAG AATCAGGGAGAGGAGATATCATTGCGTCTTCGAACGGACGACCTCAAAGGTTTCAGGAAGTATGAAAGTATCAAGAAAACACTACTGCATGAACTT GCTCACATGATACACACTGAACATGATGCAAACTTTTATGCTCTAAATAAGCAG TTAAATCAAGAAGCTGCTAATTTGGATTGGACTAGATCTGCAAGCCACACTCTGAGTGGAGTAAGGAATTCTGAAATCCATGAAGAAGATTTTATAGGCGAAAGTAGCAATGTTCACCAGAAGCTTGGAGGTAACAGGATAGATCAGCTGAGAAGTGCCCGTGAATCTTCTATCAGTGCTGCTTATCTTCGGATGGCTAATGTTTCTCTCAATAAGTCAGGAGGTTCTGAAGTATATCAAGAGCTGGATCCCGATTATTCTAGCGTTCATGCAAGTGAAAATCTTGATCATATGATATCCATTTCCAAAGAAATCGTAGCTAATGACATGCCCATCCTTGTTGAGAAAGGACTTAGCAGTGAACCTGACGCACATGATCATACTATTAAAGGAATGAAGCAGGAGCCTGATCCAGATGATTCTGATCATG CTACAATGCATGTATCTAGAGAACCTGATCCGGATGATTCAGAATCTTCTTTGAAGTCAGTTAATGCAAGTCAAG ATACAAGTAACATGGCTGAACATGACCCCGGCGATCTTGTCTTTCCCACTCCAAGCTTTTCTACAATGCAGATCGATGAGCCAGATCCTGATGACCAAGAATTTCAGAGGATTAATGATCCTGTAACTGCTGTTTGTAACCGTTTACAGACGGCCCTGGAAATTCTGAGAGGTGAAGCTACTCCAATGCAAACTGCTTCAATTGTCCAAACTCTCCTGAAAATAGTCAG TAATGTAATTGAACACCCTGAGGAGATGAAATACAAGAGGTTGCGGAAG GCTAATCCAGTCATTGAGAGGAATATCATTGGTAACAAAG CTGCCTTGGAAATTCTCTTTCTGGTTGGCTTCAGTGAAGATGTCATAATGGACAATCTTGGGAAGCCAGAAGTGTATTTGGTGCTGAAGCGGAATGACCCTGGCTTGTTGTGGCTGGCAAAATCCACCCTTCAATCCTGCTAG
- the LOC107643669 gene encoding uncharacterized protein LOC107643669 isoform X1, with protein sequence METLSSLFKISVTWRGKKFAVEMNSGATVKDLGQEMQKLTNVQEDTMRFIVPLSSGKNSKLLAPFSVEYACLSLLETAITEAKTIKMMGVSSNEVEEVLQNAKANFRIAGFEDEEKRMKQRVSHGSRFSLKLPQGPYIFCEFRTFEIPGIELNPPPSEALKRMHMLAADPGIIAVMNKHCWCVGIMSEMAPVGYVGKSPKCLLGLNKNQGEEISLRLRTDDLKGFRKYESIKKTLLHELAHMIHTEHDANFYALNKQLNQEAANLDWTRSASHTLSGVRNSEIHEEDFIGESSNVHQKLGGNRIDQLRSARESSISAAYLRMANVSLNKSGGSEVYQELDPDYSSVHASENLDHMISISKEIVANDMPILVEKGLSSEPDAHDHTIKGMKQEPDPDDSDHGETLHTQTSDMYSATMHVSREPDPDDSESSLKSVNASQDTSNMAEHDPGDLVFPTPSFSTMQIDEPDPDDQEFQRINDPVTAVCNRLQTALEILRGEATPMQTASIVQTLLKIVSNVIEHPEEMKYKRLRKANPVIERNIIGNKAALEILFLVGFSEDVIMDNLGKPEVYLVLKRNDPGLLWLAKSTLQSC encoded by the exons ATGGAAACTCTGTCAAGCCTTTTTAAAATCTCGGTTACATGGAGGGGAAAGAAGTTTGCTGTGGAGATGAATTCAGGTGCCACTGTGAAGGACCTAGGGCAGGAAATGCAGAAATTAACAAATGTCCAAGAAGATACTATGCGGTTCATTGTTCCACTGAGCTCTGGGAAAAACTCAAAGCTTCTGGCTCCATTTTCTGTAGAGTATGCTTGTTTAAGTTTGCTGGAAACTGCCATTACTGAG GCCAAGACAATTAAAATGATGGGTGTGTCATCAAATGAAGTTGAAGAAGTTCTTCAAAATGCAAAAGCAAATTTCAGAATTGCTGGATTTGAGGACGAGGAGAAGAGAATGAAACAGAGGGTTTCACATGGATCTCGTTTTTCATTGAAACTTCCACAAGGTCCTTATATTTTTTGTGAATTTCGGACATTTGAAATTCCAGGAATAGAG CTGAATCCTCCCCCCTCTGAGGCACTTAAAAGAATGCACATGCTTGCTGCAGATCCTGGAATTATTGCAGTCATGAACAAG CATTGTTGGTGTGTAGGAATAATGAGTGAGATGGCTCCCGTTGGTTATGTTGGCAAGAGTCCAAAATGTCTTCTTGGTTTGAACAAG AATCAGGGAGAGGAGATATCATTGCGTCTTCGAACGGACGACCTCAAAGGTTTCAGGAAGTATGAAAGTATCAAGAAAACACTACTGCATGAACTT GCTCACATGATACACACTGAACATGATGCAAACTTTTATGCTCTAAATAAGCAG TTAAATCAAGAAGCTGCTAATTTGGATTGGACTAGATCTGCAAGCCACACTCTGAGTGGAGTAAGGAATTCTGAAATCCATGAAGAAGATTTTATAGGCGAAAGTAGCAATGTTCACCAGAAGCTTGGAGGTAACAGGATAGATCAGCTGAGAAGTGCCCGTGAATCTTCTATCAGTGCTGCTTATCTTCGGATGGCTAATGTTTCTCTCAATAAGTCAGGAGGTTCTGAAGTATATCAAGAGCTGGATCCCGATTATTCTAGCGTTCATGCAAGTGAAAATCTTGATCATATGATATCCATTTCCAAAGAAATCGTAGCTAATGACATGCCCATCCTTGTTGAGAAAGGACTTAGCAGTGAACCTGACGCACATGATCATACTATTAAAGGAATGAAGCAGGAGCCTGATCCAGATGATTCTGATCATG GAGAGACTTTGCATACTCAGACCAGTGACATGTATTCAGCTACAATGCATGTATCTAGAGAACCTGATCCGGATGATTCAGAATCTTCTTTGAAGTCAGTTAATGCAAGTCAAG ATACAAGTAACATGGCTGAACATGACCCCGGCGATCTTGTCTTTCCCACTCCAAGCTTTTCTACAATGCAGATCGATGAGCCAGATCCTGATGACCAAGAATTTCAGAGGATTAATGATCCTGTAACTGCTGTTTGTAACCGTTTACAGACGGCCCTGGAAATTCTGAGAGGTGAAGCTACTCCAATGCAAACTGCTTCAATTGTCCAAACTCTCCTGAAAATAGTCAG TAATGTAATTGAACACCCTGAGGAGATGAAATACAAGAGGTTGCGGAAG GCTAATCCAGTCATTGAGAGGAATATCATTGGTAACAAAG CTGCCTTGGAAATTCTCTTTCTGGTTGGCTTCAGTGAAGATGTCATAATGGACAATCTTGGGAAGCCAGAAGTGTATTTGGTGCTGAAGCGGAATGACCCTGGCTTGTTGTGGCTGGCAAAATCCACCCTTCAATCCTGCTAG
- the LOC107643669 gene encoding uncharacterized protein LOC107643669 isoform X4 — METLSSLFKISVTWRGKKFAVEMNSGATVKDLGQEMQKLTNVQEDTMRFIVPLSSGKNSKLLAPFSVEYACLSLLETAITEAKTIKMMGVSSNEVEEVLQNAKANFRIAGFEDEEKRMKQRVSHGSRFSLKLPQGPYIFCEFRTFEIPGIELNPPPSEALKRMHMLAADPGIIAVMNKHCWCVGIMSEMAPVGYVGKSPKCLLGLNKNQGEEISLRLRTDDLKGFRKYESIKKTLLHELLNQEAANLDWTRSASHTLSGVRNSEIHEEDFIGESSNVHQKLGGNRIDQLRSARESSISAAYLRMANVSLNKSGGSEVYQELDPDYSSVHASENLDHMISISKEIVANDMPILVEKGLSSEPDAHDHTIKGMKQEPDPDDSDHGETLHTQTSDMYSATMHVSREPDPDDSESSLKSVNASQDTSNMAEHDPGDLVFPTPSFSTMQIDEPDPDDQEFQRINDPVTAVCNRLQTALEILRGEATPMQTASIVQTLLKIVSNVIEHPEEMKYKRLRKANPVIERNIIGNKAALEILFLVGFSEDVIMDNLGKPEVYLVLKRNDPGLLWLAKSTLQSC; from the exons ATGGAAACTCTGTCAAGCCTTTTTAAAATCTCGGTTACATGGAGGGGAAAGAAGTTTGCTGTGGAGATGAATTCAGGTGCCACTGTGAAGGACCTAGGGCAGGAAATGCAGAAATTAACAAATGTCCAAGAAGATACTATGCGGTTCATTGTTCCACTGAGCTCTGGGAAAAACTCAAAGCTTCTGGCTCCATTTTCTGTAGAGTATGCTTGTTTAAGTTTGCTGGAAACTGCCATTACTGAG GCCAAGACAATTAAAATGATGGGTGTGTCATCAAATGAAGTTGAAGAAGTTCTTCAAAATGCAAAAGCAAATTTCAGAATTGCTGGATTTGAGGACGAGGAGAAGAGAATGAAACAGAGGGTTTCACATGGATCTCGTTTTTCATTGAAACTTCCACAAGGTCCTTATATTTTTTGTGAATTTCGGACATTTGAAATTCCAGGAATAGAG CTGAATCCTCCCCCCTCTGAGGCACTTAAAAGAATGCACATGCTTGCTGCAGATCCTGGAATTATTGCAGTCATGAACAAG CATTGTTGGTGTGTAGGAATAATGAGTGAGATGGCTCCCGTTGGTTATGTTGGCAAGAGTCCAAAATGTCTTCTTGGTTTGAACAAG AATCAGGGAGAGGAGATATCATTGCGTCTTCGAACGGACGACCTCAAAGGTTTCAGGAAGTATGAAAGTATCAAGAAAACACTACTGCATGAACTT TTAAATCAAGAAGCTGCTAATTTGGATTGGACTAGATCTGCAAGCCACACTCTGAGTGGAGTAAGGAATTCTGAAATCCATGAAGAAGATTTTATAGGCGAAAGTAGCAATGTTCACCAGAAGCTTGGAGGTAACAGGATAGATCAGCTGAGAAGTGCCCGTGAATCTTCTATCAGTGCTGCTTATCTTCGGATGGCTAATGTTTCTCTCAATAAGTCAGGAGGTTCTGAAGTATATCAAGAGCTGGATCCCGATTATTCTAGCGTTCATGCAAGTGAAAATCTTGATCATATGATATCCATTTCCAAAGAAATCGTAGCTAATGACATGCCCATCCTTGTTGAGAAAGGACTTAGCAGTGAACCTGACGCACATGATCATACTATTAAAGGAATGAAGCAGGAGCCTGATCCAGATGATTCTGATCATG GAGAGACTTTGCATACTCAGACCAGTGACATGTATTCAGCTACAATGCATGTATCTAGAGAACCTGATCCGGATGATTCAGAATCTTCTTTGAAGTCAGTTAATGCAAGTCAAG ATACAAGTAACATGGCTGAACATGACCCCGGCGATCTTGTCTTTCCCACTCCAAGCTTTTCTACAATGCAGATCGATGAGCCAGATCCTGATGACCAAGAATTTCAGAGGATTAATGATCCTGTAACTGCTGTTTGTAACCGTTTACAGACGGCCCTGGAAATTCTGAGAGGTGAAGCTACTCCAATGCAAACTGCTTCAATTGTCCAAACTCTCCTGAAAATAGTCAG TAATGTAATTGAACACCCTGAGGAGATGAAATACAAGAGGTTGCGGAAG GCTAATCCAGTCATTGAGAGGAATATCATTGGTAACAAAG CTGCCTTGGAAATTCTCTTTCTGGTTGGCTTCAGTGAAGATGTCATAATGGACAATCTTGGGAAGCCAGAAGTGTATTTGGTGCTGAAGCGGAATGACCCTGGCTTGTTGTGGCTGGCAAAATCCACCCTTCAATCCTGCTAG
- the LOC107643669 gene encoding uncharacterized protein LOC107643669 isoform X2, translating to METLSSLFKISVTWRGKKFAVEMNSGATVKDLGQEMQKLTNVQEDTMRFIVPLSSGKNSKLLAPFSVEYACLSLLETAITEAKTIKMMGVSSNEVEEVLQNAKANFRIAGFEDEEKRMKQRVSHGSRFSLKLPQGPYIFCEFRTFEIPGIELNPPPSEALKRMHMLAADPGIIAVMNKHCWCVGIMSEMAPVGYVGKSPKCLLGLNKNQGEEISLRLRTDDLKGFRKYESIKKTLLHELAHMIHTEHDANFYALNKQLNQEAANLDWTRSASHTLSGVRNSEIHEEDFIGESSNVHQKLGGNRIDQLRSARESSISAAYLRMANVSLNKSGGSEVYQELDPDYSSVHASENLDHMISISKEIVANDMPILVEKGLSSEPDAHDHTIKGMKQEPDPDDSDHETLHTQTSDMYSATMHVSREPDPDDSESSLKSVNASQDTSNMAEHDPGDLVFPTPSFSTMQIDEPDPDDQEFQRINDPVTAVCNRLQTALEILRGEATPMQTASIVQTLLKIVSNVIEHPEEMKYKRLRKANPVIERNIIGNKAALEILFLVGFSEDVIMDNLGKPEVYLVLKRNDPGLLWLAKSTLQSC from the exons ATGGAAACTCTGTCAAGCCTTTTTAAAATCTCGGTTACATGGAGGGGAAAGAAGTTTGCTGTGGAGATGAATTCAGGTGCCACTGTGAAGGACCTAGGGCAGGAAATGCAGAAATTAACAAATGTCCAAGAAGATACTATGCGGTTCATTGTTCCACTGAGCTCTGGGAAAAACTCAAAGCTTCTGGCTCCATTTTCTGTAGAGTATGCTTGTTTAAGTTTGCTGGAAACTGCCATTACTGAG GCCAAGACAATTAAAATGATGGGTGTGTCATCAAATGAAGTTGAAGAAGTTCTTCAAAATGCAAAAGCAAATTTCAGAATTGCTGGATTTGAGGACGAGGAGAAGAGAATGAAACAGAGGGTTTCACATGGATCTCGTTTTTCATTGAAACTTCCACAAGGTCCTTATATTTTTTGTGAATTTCGGACATTTGAAATTCCAGGAATAGAG CTGAATCCTCCCCCCTCTGAGGCACTTAAAAGAATGCACATGCTTGCTGCAGATCCTGGAATTATTGCAGTCATGAACAAG CATTGTTGGTGTGTAGGAATAATGAGTGAGATGGCTCCCGTTGGTTATGTTGGCAAGAGTCCAAAATGTCTTCTTGGTTTGAACAAG AATCAGGGAGAGGAGATATCATTGCGTCTTCGAACGGACGACCTCAAAGGTTTCAGGAAGTATGAAAGTATCAAGAAAACACTACTGCATGAACTT GCTCACATGATACACACTGAACATGATGCAAACTTTTATGCTCTAAATAAGCAG TTAAATCAAGAAGCTGCTAATTTGGATTGGACTAGATCTGCAAGCCACACTCTGAGTGGAGTAAGGAATTCTGAAATCCATGAAGAAGATTTTATAGGCGAAAGTAGCAATGTTCACCAGAAGCTTGGAGGTAACAGGATAGATCAGCTGAGAAGTGCCCGTGAATCTTCTATCAGTGCTGCTTATCTTCGGATGGCTAATGTTTCTCTCAATAAGTCAGGAGGTTCTGAAGTATATCAAGAGCTGGATCCCGATTATTCTAGCGTTCATGCAAGTGAAAATCTTGATCATATGATATCCATTTCCAAAGAAATCGTAGCTAATGACATGCCCATCCTTGTTGAGAAAGGACTTAGCAGTGAACCTGACGCACATGATCATACTATTAAAGGAATGAAGCAGGAGCCTGATCCAGATGATTCTGATCATG AGACTTTGCATACTCAGACCAGTGACATGTATTCAGCTACAATGCATGTATCTAGAGAACCTGATCCGGATGATTCAGAATCTTCTTTGAAGTCAGTTAATGCAAGTCAAG ATACAAGTAACATGGCTGAACATGACCCCGGCGATCTTGTCTTTCCCACTCCAAGCTTTTCTACAATGCAGATCGATGAGCCAGATCCTGATGACCAAGAATTTCAGAGGATTAATGATCCTGTAACTGCTGTTTGTAACCGTTTACAGACGGCCCTGGAAATTCTGAGAGGTGAAGCTACTCCAATGCAAACTGCTTCAATTGTCCAAACTCTCCTGAAAATAGTCAG TAATGTAATTGAACACCCTGAGGAGATGAAATACAAGAGGTTGCGGAAG GCTAATCCAGTCATTGAGAGGAATATCATTGGTAACAAAG CTGCCTTGGAAATTCTCTTTCTGGTTGGCTTCAGTGAAGATGTCATAATGGACAATCTTGGGAAGCCAGAAGTGTATTTGGTGCTGAAGCGGAATGACCCTGGCTTGTTGTGGCTGGCAAAATCCACCCTTCAATCCTGCTAG